From a region of the Nonlabens dokdonensis DSW-6 genome:
- a CDS encoding ABC transporter permease yields MDKLWLIIKREYLNKVRNKTFVIMTFVSPLIFVGVALLIGWLTSINSDTARKIAVLDQTDNQYETLFENTERNQYIILDGLSKSAAIAASKKADYYGLILIEGNNGTLENFSFYSDDSPSPDFISSIEDKINKKASESNLVNNNIDLDLLERLTVNKEIELQNFTGEKTSKLSGWIKIATGGAAGYLLMMFIIIYGNMVMRSVIEEKTNRIIEIIVSSVKPIYLMVGKITGTSLAGITQFLIWVVVGFILMIAATAFFGVDAFSNPANADMMAQTQDMSKMELILNDVAQLPILKLIFCFFIYFIGGYFLYASIYTAIGAAVDNETDTQQFMLPVILPLMLAIYVGFFSVMDNPHGTVAVIFSYIPLTSPIVMLMRIPFGEIAWWEIALSMLLLYVSIIGVAILASKIYRIGILMYGKKTNWKELYKWLRY; encoded by the coding sequence GGATAAACTTTGGCTTATCATAAAAAGAGAATACCTAAATAAGGTTAGGAACAAAACTTTTGTCATAATGACATTTGTAAGTCCATTGATCTTTGTAGGTGTGGCGTTATTAATAGGTTGGTTAACAAGTATTAATTCAGACACGGCTAGGAAAATTGCTGTTTTAGATCAAACAGATAATCAGTATGAAACCTTATTTGAAAACACAGAGCGCAATCAGTATATTATATTAGATGGTTTATCTAAAAGTGCTGCAATCGCTGCGAGTAAAAAAGCAGATTATTATGGTTTGATTCTTATCGAAGGTAATAATGGTACTTTAGAAAATTTCAGTTTCTATTCAGACGATTCCCCATCTCCAGACTTCATTAGTTCTATTGAAGATAAAATCAATAAAAAAGCTTCTGAAAGTAATCTTGTAAACAACAACATCGATTTAGACTTACTAGAAAGGCTTACCGTTAATAAAGAAATAGAACTCCAAAATTTTACTGGAGAAAAAACAAGTAAACTATCTGGCTGGATCAAAATAGCCACTGGAGGCGCAGCAGGTTACCTACTCATGATGTTTATCATTATTTATGGTAATATGGTAATGAGGTCTGTGATTGAAGAAAAAACAAACCGTATTATAGAAATTATAGTAAGCAGTGTTAAACCTATTTACTTAATGGTAGGAAAGATAACAGGTACATCACTTGCAGGTATTACTCAGTTTTTAATATGGGTTGTAGTAGGCTTTATTCTCATGATAGCAGCAACTGCATTCTTTGGTGTTGACGCTTTCAGTAATCCAGCTAATGCTGATATGATGGCTCAAACACAAGATATGAGTAAGATGGAGTTGATCTTGAATGACGTCGCTCAGTTGCCTATTCTCAAGCTGATCTTTTGTTTCTTCATTTACTTTATAGGTGGTTACTTTTTATATGCTTCTATCTATACAGCTATAGGCGCTGCTGTTGATAATGAAACAGACACTCAACAATTCATGTTACCGGTTATATTACCTTTAATGCTTGCCATTTACGTTGGTTTTTTCTCAGTAATGGATAATCCACATGGTACGGTTGCAGTAATTTTTTCCTATATTCCACTTACTTCTCCGATTGTTATGTTAATGAGAATACCTTTTGGAGAGATTGCTTGGTGGGAAATTGCATTGAGTATGTTATTATTATATGTGAGTATAATAGGAGTTGCTATCTTGGCGTCAAAAATTTACAGAATAGGTATATTGATGTACGGTAAAAAAACCAACTGGAAGGAACTTTACAAATGGCTCCGTTATTAA
- a CDS encoding mechanosensitive ion channel family protein, translating to MNIDWDKIQDFLTYEIIPSGKNGGFHFDTWMLILAIIAILVTTLILRGIKKVITRKMEDSDKLKFESVFKFFNYLVYIIVVITVLHSSGVQLTGLLTASAALFVGLGFALQDLFKDIIAGVTILIDKSVLVNDVIEMNNKVGRVFEVKLRSTRIITRDDKILIIPNHLFMSESVYNYTQNHPKTRESVLVGVAYGSDTELVARVLKQCAIDQKGILKSPEPFVMFNDFADSSLNFGVYYFIKDAFNDPRIKSALRFAIDKAFRENNVTIPFPQRDLHIITNKSDQIIHEKTNE from the coding sequence ATGAATATAGACTGGGATAAAATACAAGACTTCCTGACGTATGAAATCATACCATCAGGAAAAAATGGTGGTTTTCATTTTGACACGTGGATGTTGATTCTTGCCATTATTGCGATTTTAGTCACTACTTTAATCTTGCGAGGGATAAAGAAAGTGATTACTCGTAAAATGGAGGATTCAGATAAGTTGAAGTTTGAAAGTGTTTTTAAGTTCTTCAACTATCTAGTTTACATCATAGTTGTTATTACAGTTCTACATTCTAGCGGTGTGCAGCTTACTGGTTTACTTACCGCAAGTGCCGCGCTATTTGTAGGTTTAGGTTTTGCATTACAAGACTTATTTAAAGATATCATCGCTGGTGTAACCATCTTAATAGATAAATCTGTTTTGGTTAATGACGTGATTGAGATGAATAACAAAGTAGGTCGTGTTTTTGAAGTTAAACTTAGAAGTACGAGAATTATAACACGAGATGATAAAATTCTGATCATTCCTAATCATCTCTTTATGTCAGAATCGGTCTATAATTATACGCAAAACCATCCCAAAACAAGAGAAAGCGTTCTAGTAGGAGTAGCTTATGGAAGCGATACAGAATTAGTAGCAAGAGTGCTGAAACAATGCGCTATTGATCAAAAAGGGATACTTAAGAGTCCCGAGCCTTTTGTTATGTTCAACGACTTTGCTGACAGTTCTTTAAACTTTGGTGTTTACTACTTTATAAAAGACGCTTTTAATGACCCTAGAATTAAAAGTGCTTTACGATTTGCCATTGACAAAGCTTTCAGAGAAAACAATGTTACAATACCTTTTCCTCAAAGAGATTTACATATCATTACCAATAAATCTGATCAAATTATACATGAGAAAACAAATGAATAA
- a CDS encoding DUF6268 family outer membrane beta-barrel protein, protein MRKQMNKVNTLSIVLLLVFVIAFAKADAQGTDLFRAEYTYFPQRDSDNSFRRFRTFANVPLKVAEGTYIVPFFEYRNVQYLVRDNFNSTNFGSDRYESFELSLGYTFPMKNNWRFGSRAGILAASNFDKARAQSDDYFVTASVYFIKNEKKRDDGGKPWQLVLGVQYATTAGRPFPLPYVNYYRELNEDWSFTLGAPKMNLKYRFNDKNSMQLYARLDGFYANIQGDEPTSLGIAEDVSMTVAMFGPGYQHNFTKHISAYLYAGYTFVNDIRLRDDNGDDVVTLNDTNTFYSRIGLKFKI, encoded by the coding sequence ATGAGAAAACAAATGAATAAAGTAAATACTTTGTCCATAGTATTATTACTGGTTTTTGTTATCGCTTTCGCGAAAGCGGATGCACAAGGAACAGATTTATTTAGAGCAGAATATACTTATTTTCCTCAGAGAGATTCTGATAACAGCTTTAGAAGATTCAGAACTTTTGCAAATGTACCTTTGAAGGTCGCAGAAGGAACTTACATAGTACCATTTTTTGAGTACCGAAACGTTCAATATTTAGTAAGAGACAATTTCAATTCAACAAATTTTGGTTCTGATAGATACGAAAGCTTTGAGCTATCCTTAGGCTATACTTTTCCTATGAAGAATAATTGGAGATTTGGTTCAAGAGCAGGAATTTTAGCAGCTTCTAACTTTGATAAAGCAAGAGCGCAAAGCGATGATTATTTTGTTACCGCTAGCGTTTACTTTATTAAAAATGAGAAAAAACGAGACGATGGAGGTAAACCATGGCAACTAGTTTTAGGAGTTCAATATGCTACTACTGCAGGAAGACCTTTTCCATTACCTTATGTAAATTATTACAGAGAGCTCAATGAAGACTGGAGTTTTACATTAGGAGCTCCCAAAATGAATCTTAAATACAGATTCAATGATAAAAACAGTATGCAACTTTATGCAAGACTAGATGGTTTTTATGCAAATATTCAAGGTGATGAACCTACTTCATTAGGCATTGCCGAAGATGTTTCTATGACCGTAGCTATGTTTGGTCCAGGATATCAACATAATTTTACTAAACATATTTCAGCTTACCTTTATGCTGGGTACACTTTTGTAAATGATATACGACTAAGAGATGATAATGGTGACGATGTAGTTACCCTCAATGATACCAATACCTTTTACTCGAGAATAGGTCTAAAATTTAAAATATAA
- a CDS encoding sigma-54-dependent transcriptional regulator, whose product MAQILIIEDENAIRRVLGKILSEESKDYNVSEAVDGLEGIELIKDNDYDLVLCDIKMPKMDGVEVLEAIKKIKPEIPVVMISGHGDLDTAVNTMRLGAFDYISKPPDLNRLLNTVRNALDRKNLVVENKRLKKKVSKNYEMIGDSELIVIIKNIIEKVAPTDARVLITGQNGTGKELVAHWLHEKSNRSNGPFIEVNCAAIPSELIESELFGHVKGSFTGANKDRAGKFEAANGGTIFLDEIGDMSAKAQAKVLRALQENKIQRVGSDKDIKVDVRILAATNKDLKKEIEDKKFREDLYHRLAVILINVPTLNDRREDIPLLINHFAEKIAKEQGNAAKEFEEKAFKLLQEYDWTGNIRELRNVVERLIILGGTTISEKDVKLFASK is encoded by the coding sequence ATGGCACAAATACTTATTATAGAAGACGAAAATGCAATAAGACGTGTTTTAGGAAAAATTTTGTCCGAAGAAAGTAAAGATTATAACGTTAGTGAAGCCGTTGATGGTCTTGAAGGCATCGAGCTTATTAAAGATAATGATTATGATCTGGTATTGTGTGACATAAAAATGCCTAAAATGGATGGTGTAGAGGTTCTTGAAGCAATAAAGAAGATCAAGCCAGAAATTCCTGTAGTTATGATTTCTGGACATGGAGATCTTGATACCGCTGTGAATACCATGCGTCTTGGAGCATTTGATTACATTTCAAAGCCACCAGATTTAAACAGACTCTTAAATACGGTACGCAATGCATTAGACAGAAAAAATCTGGTTGTAGAAAACAAAAGACTTAAGAAAAAGGTAAGTAAGAATTATGAGATGATAGGAGATAGCGAGTTAATAGTTATCATAAAAAATATCATTGAAAAAGTTGCCCCTACAGATGCTAGAGTTCTTATAACAGGACAAAATGGAACAGGTAAAGAATTAGTAGCTCACTGGCTGCATGAGAAAAGTAATAGATCTAACGGGCCATTTATTGAAGTTAACTGTGCTGCCATACCTAGTGAATTAATAGAAAGCGAATTGTTCGGCCATGTTAAAGGTAGTTTTACCGGTGCAAATAAAGATCGTGCAGGTAAATTTGAAGCCGCAAATGGTGGGACTATATTCCTTGATGAAATAGGTGACATGAGCGCCAAAGCCCAAGCTAAAGTTCTTCGAGCATTACAAGAGAACAAAATTCAACGAGTAGGAAGCGATAAGGATATTAAAGTAGATGTTCGCATTCTCGCGGCAACTAATAAAGACCTCAAAAAGGAAATAGAAGACAAAAAATTTAGAGAAGATTTATACCATCGTCTTGCGGTGATTCTTATTAATGTCCCGACTTTAAATGATAGAAGAGAAGATATTCCTTTATTAATAAATCATTTTGCAGAAAAGATTGCCAAAGAGCAGGGTAATGCTGCAAAAGAGTTTGAAGAAAAAGCATTCAAGTTACTTCAAGAATATGACTGGACAGGAAACATACGTGAATTGCGCAATGTAGTAGAAAGATTGATTATACTAGGAGGAACCACTATCAGTGAGAAAGATGTGAAGCTCTTTGCAAGTAAATAA
- a CDS encoding PPK2 family polyphosphate kinase: MKTSQDYIVREKITLSQRATLPKNLLSKKDAKKELSKVRRELAEFQAKLYAHDKHAVLVCFQGMDTSGKDSLVREVFKDFNVRGVIQHSFKVPTDIERSHGYLWRHYIALPSKGHFGIFNRTHYENVLVTRVHPEYLMAENLPQFNGPEDATEEFWQMRFEQINNFEKELAQNGIFVFKFYLHLSKEEQKNRLLRRLRRPEKNWKFSEDDLKERKLWDKYMHCYEQAINNTSKDNAPWHVIPADDKSNARLLVAKILLESLSEHKEIQPPQLDDETSGNIDKYIKALENE, translated from the coding sequence ATGAAAACCTCACAAGATTATATAGTAAGAGAAAAAATTACCTTATCCCAAAGAGCAACTTTGCCTAAGAATTTGCTGTCTAAAAAAGACGCCAAAAAAGAACTCTCGAAAGTAAGAAGAGAACTAGCAGAGTTTCAAGCCAAACTTTATGCTCATGATAAACATGCCGTACTTGTTTGTTTTCAAGGAATGGATACCTCTGGAAAAGATAGTCTGGTAAGAGAGGTTTTTAAAGATTTTAATGTCAGGGGCGTTATTCAGCATAGCTTTAAAGTGCCTACAGACATTGAGCGATCTCATGGATATTTATGGAGACATTATATAGCATTGCCGTCTAAAGGGCATTTTGGAATTTTCAATAGAACCCATTATGAGAACGTGCTGGTTACTCGTGTGCATCCAGAATATCTAATGGCAGAAAATCTTCCACAATTTAATGGTCCTGAAGATGCTACAGAAGAGTTCTGGCAAATGAGATTTGAACAAATTAATAATTTTGAAAAAGAACTTGCTCAAAATGGGATATTTGTATTCAAGTTTTACCTTCATTTAAGCAAAGAAGAGCAAAAAAACCGTTTGCTTAGAAGATTGCGCAGGCCAGAAAAGAACTGGAAGTTTTCTGAAGATGACCTAAAAGAAAGAAAGCTTTGGGATAAATACATGCATTGTTACGAGCAAGCCATTAATAATACAAGTAAAGATAATGCACCATGGCACGTCATTCCTGCTGATGATAAATCAAACGCGAGGCTGTTAGTGGCAAAAATTTTGCTAGAATCTTTATCTGAACACAAGGAGATCCAGCCGCCACAATTAGATGATGAAACATCTGGAAATATCGATAAATACATAAAAGCATTGGAGAATGAATAA
- a CDS encoding M20/M25/M40 family metallo-hydrolase, with protein MNKILYCCVISLLGSAFAKAQSPQYSKIDSTMLRSIYNYNLTESDSYEWLDYLSNNIGGRLSGSIQAERAVDYTENEIKKFADRTELQSVMVPKWSRGTPEFAYIQLNDLSTINVNICALGGSIPTRQEGLKAPVIEVKSLEELSSLGREQIEGKIVFYNRPMDPKKIQTFEAYGGCVDQRYSGAEEAGKYGAVAVIVRSMNLRLDDYPHTGFMSYGDLPVENFIPAAAISTNDAEKLSAYLALDKELKFYLKQDCTVWGDVESFNVIGEIKGTRYPDEYIIVGGHLDSWDLGDGSHDDGAGVVQSMQVLKTLKELNYKPQRTIMVVLFMNEENGLKGAREYAKQAELKNEKHIFALESDAGGFSPRGFSFDTTTKQMKVIESWKPLFKPYLIHFFELGGSGADVGPLKGANTVLAGLRPDSQRYFDFHHAANDTFDAVNKRELELGAATMTSLVYLFDKYGIEN; from the coding sequence ATGAATAAGATCTTATACTGTTGCGTTATTAGTTTGTTAGGTTCCGCTTTCGCGAAAGCGCAATCCCCACAATATTCAAAGATAGATTCTACGATGCTGCGTAGTATTTATAATTATAATCTTACAGAATCTGACAGCTACGAATGGCTCGACTACTTGTCTAACAACATAGGTGGTCGACTTTCTGGATCTATTCAAGCGGAACGTGCAGTCGATTATACTGAAAACGAGATTAAAAAATTTGCCGATCGCACAGAATTACAATCTGTAATGGTGCCAAAATGGTCCAGAGGCACTCCAGAATTTGCTTATATACAACTAAACGATTTGTCAACGATTAACGTAAATATTTGTGCTTTAGGCGGTTCTATCCCTACGAGGCAAGAAGGTTTAAAAGCTCCAGTAATTGAAGTCAAATCTTTAGAGGAGTTATCTAGTCTAGGTCGAGAGCAAATAGAAGGTAAAATAGTTTTTTATAATCGACCTATGGATCCTAAAAAGATACAAACCTTTGAAGCTTATGGAGGTTGTGTAGATCAAAGGTACAGCGGCGCTGAAGAGGCAGGTAAATATGGAGCAGTTGCGGTAATAGTTCGATCTATGAATCTAAGATTAGACGATTATCCACATACAGGATTTATGAGTTACGGTGATTTACCAGTAGAAAATTTTATTCCAGCAGCAGCCATAAGTACAAATGATGCTGAGAAGCTAAGTGCTTATCTAGCTTTAGATAAGGAACTCAAGTTTTATTTGAAACAAGATTGTACCGTTTGGGGCGATGTAGAAAGCTTTAATGTTATTGGTGAAATTAAAGGAACAAGGTACCCAGATGAGTATATAATTGTAGGAGGCCATTTGGATTCTTGGGATTTAGGCGATGGTAGTCATGATGATGGCGCAGGGGTTGTGCAGTCTATGCAGGTGTTAAAAACCTTAAAAGAGTTAAATTACAAACCACAACGTACTATAATGGTAGTACTATTTATGAACGAAGAAAATGGGTTGAAAGGGGCAAGAGAATACGCAAAGCAGGCTGAGCTGAAAAATGAAAAGCACATTTTTGCTTTAGAAAGTGATGCTGGTGGTTTTTCACCTAGAGGTTTTAGTTTTGACACCACTACAAAACAAATGAAAGTTATTGAATCTTGGAAGCCTTTGTTTAAACCATATTTAATCCACTTTTTTGAATTAGGAGGCAGCGGCGCAGATGTAGGTCCGTTGAAAGGCGCAAATACTGTTTTGGCTGGATTGAGACCTGACTCTCAAAGATATTTTGATTTTCATCATGCTGCAAACGATACGTTTGATGCAGTCAATAAAAGAGAATTAGAACTAGGAGCTGCGACAATGACAAGCCTTGTTTATCTTTTTGATAAATACGGAATTGAAAACTAG
- a CDS encoding MATE family efflux transporter, protein MVFSNYLKEFPKNLKIAVPIMLGQVAHLLVAFADNVMVGKLGDAQLAAVSLGNTLIFIALSIGIGFSFSITPLVAEADAKGDTNKVISVFHSGFLMCFIMGLLLMVVTIFAAPILYFLDQPKEVVDLAIPYTYWVAFSLLPLMMFQALKQFVDGLSKTTYSMIASLLANVINIIVNYLFIYGEFGFPRLEVEGAAIGTFVSRVIMFLILFILLFYKTQFKVYFKRLKSYSSGVIKKIFQLGLPTSLQMLFEVSLFTIAIFLSGTIGVKSQAANQIALNLSALTFMVGVGLGVTATIRIGNQKGIGNITYLKTVATSLFLMTLLVELVFAFTFLIFHEHLPGLYISDLDVIKLASEILIIAALFQISDGFQVVLLGILRGLQDVWIPTIICFISYWLIGFPIMYVLGNYYSLGVKGIWIGLLSALTVSAILMFYRYRELVKK, encoded by the coding sequence ATGGTATTTAGTAATTATCTGAAGGAGTTTCCTAAAAACCTGAAGATAGCGGTTCCTATCATGCTAGGCCAGGTAGCCCACTTACTCGTCGCCTTTGCAGATAATGTTATGGTAGGTAAGCTGGGCGATGCACAGCTGGCAGCAGTCTCCTTAGGGAATACACTTATCTTTATTGCACTCTCAATAGGAATAGGTTTTTCTTTTTCAATTACACCACTAGTCGCAGAGGCTGATGCCAAAGGAGATACAAATAAGGTAATATCAGTATTTCATTCTGGTTTTTTGATGTGTTTTATAATGGGGCTTCTGTTGATGGTTGTTACCATTTTTGCAGCACCTATTTTATATTTTCTTGATCAACCAAAGGAGGTTGTTGACTTAGCCATTCCATACACTTATTGGGTAGCATTCTCTTTACTTCCTTTAATGATGTTTCAAGCATTGAAACAATTCGTAGATGGCTTGTCTAAAACTACATACTCCATGATAGCTTCGTTGCTCGCTAACGTTATCAATATAATTGTAAACTATTTGTTCATTTATGGGGAGTTTGGGTTTCCACGACTAGAAGTAGAAGGAGCCGCTATCGGTACTTTCGTTTCCAGAGTTATAATGTTTTTGATTCTATTTATTCTTCTGTTTTATAAAACACAATTCAAAGTTTATTTTAAACGATTAAAGAGTTATTCCTCTGGAGTGATTAAGAAAATTTTTCAGTTAGGTTTACCTACTTCTCTTCAAATGCTCTTTGAAGTATCTTTATTTACTATTGCTATATTTTTATCAGGTACTATAGGCGTAAAGAGTCAAGCTGCAAATCAAATTGCTTTGAACCTTTCAGCACTAACATTTATGGTAGGAGTAGGTTTGGGCGTTACTGCTACAATCAGAATAGGAAACCAAAAAGGAATAGGTAATATAACTTATTTAAAAACGGTGGCAACTTCTCTCTTCTTGATGACGTTATTAGTTGAATTAGTTTTTGCATTTACTTTCTTAATATTTCATGAACATCTACCTGGTTTGTATATCAGCGATTTGGATGTAATTAAATTAGCCTCAGAAATTTTAATAATTGCTGCGCTATTTCAAATTAGTGATGGGTTTCAAGTGGTACTCTTGGGCATTTTAAGAGGTTTACAAGATGTTTGGATTCCCACGATCATATGTTTCATCTCATATTGGTTAATAGGTTTTCCTATAATGTATGTATTAGGCAACTATTATAGTTTAGGAGTAAAAGGAATTTGGATCGGCTTATTATCTGCTTTAACAGTTTCCGCTATTCTCATGTTTTATCGTTATCGTGAATTGGTTAAAAAGTAA